The genomic interval AAATTTTGTCCCTTGATTTGCTATGATCTTCGATTCCCAGTATGGGCGCGAAACGGCTGGGACGCTGCGGCGGGTCCAGATTACGACGTTTTGCTCTACGTGGCGAATTGGCCTGAACGGCGCTCAAGCGCTTGGCGTCAATTGCTGGTAGCCCGAGCCATCGAGAATCAGTGCTATGTGGTGGGCGTGAATCGGGTAGGGCCCGATGGAAAAGACGTTCCGTATCGCGGAGATTCTGCCTTGATTGATACCATGGGCGATACCTTGGTCACTTTTGAACCGGGTGAGGAAAACGAAAAAACCCACGCCGTGAGTCGTGAAGACCTGACGCGGGTTCGAGAACGCTTGCCGTTTTTACCGGACCAAGATCGATTTGCGATCGGCTAGGTAGATGGGCATCGGCCCGTAGGGCCAGAAATTATTTCTCTTTGGCTAAGATGTAGTAGTGCGCGGTAACGCCATTGCGAACGGCCGCGTATGAGGACTCCAGTTCCCAGCCCATATCGCCTGCGGCATTTAGGGCTTCCATAGGGTCGCGAGCCCCTTCAATCCCCTCGCCAACTCCAGAGTCGAGGTTTCGAGGATCTCCGACAATCGTGAACCGATACTGCACTTCCTCGAACATGATCATGGACATTTTTTCCTGGTATCGAGGGTCACTCATTTCTTCCTGTGAAAAACTACCCATCTCCGCTCCATTGATCTCTATGCCTCGGACAACAAGGTATTCAATAGCTTCTGATTCTTTGGACTCACTGCGGTCCACTTTTCCTTTCTTCTGGGCAAACGTAGCCGTTGTGGCAAAGCACAACACCATCAGTACGATGACTCTTTTCATTCTTCTAATTTCAGGTTTAATTCGTATTCCAATTCCCAATTCGCACGGACCTCGAGGGTGGTCTCACTGTAGAACACCCGCTCGCTAAAAACTTGCGTCCAGTAGTCTCCAGGATCCCATCTTCCGTTTTGGTTTCGATCTTCAATCATCCTCAATCGAAACTGTCCGGGCGGAAGGTCCCGAAAAGTACTGATTTCTTTAGTCTCGGCCTCCACGGCCGGATGCGTTCTTCGCGCGAGCAGTTCATTTTTCTCCGAGAGCAAATCGAGAATATAAGGGTGACTCGATGAAGTGGTCCACTGGACAATGAGGATACCGAGTTCATCGACCCGTGGATAGGTTAGGGTGGCCGTAAGGGTGTCTTGGATGGAATCCCTCACGGTCCCGGCGGCGTTGGGAAGCACTTCCACTTGATAAACGGTGCCGTATGCACGTTCGACATAGGCCTGGTAACGGAAGGCGTCGGTTTGTGCCCAAGTCAGTTCTTGTTCAATGCTGTCGGCGGTCATTTCAATGACCTCTGGATTGAAGTAATTAATAGGTAGACTGTTGTATACTGTCAAGGTGTCGAAGGTATTCCACGTGCCTGTGCTCGGCAATAATTTCCAAGGCGTTTCGGGCAGCTCGCGTTCTTTCCAGGTGATTTTTGCGGTATCGATAACTGTATCCAATTGTACGGCGAACAAAAGGCTATCGTATCCGTGATCCGGTCTCAAGAAACCGAGCAGGGTGTCGGGGCGCAAGGGCACGGTGAAAAAGGTGTCGAGCGGGTTAATGGGTAAAGGTGTGACCGTCGGTCGTTCACCACCGACCGTGTAGAATTCAATGCTAATGGCTGTTTTCTGCCGAGCCTTTAGAAATGCGGGGCGATCACTAGGGACAAAGCTGCGCAGGGTAATACGGCCGGAATCACTAGGACTAATGGTCTCTGGGAGATAGGCGATTTCTTCGTTGGGCAGATCGTACAAGTAGTTGCGATTTCCGTCGACCAGGGTGAAGAGTTTATAGGTGTCGTGTCGTAGGTAGTCCAAGGTGAATAGGCCGGCGGCATCCGTCCTAGTGGCATAATCAGGACGTCGTAGTACGGGCAGAGAATCCCGTGGGATGCTCACTGTGTCCAAACCACCGTACAGCATGACCAAGGCACCTTCAACAGGCTTTCCCGTGTAGGCATTCTTCACTTCTCCTTGGAACACCAATGAATCGATAAAGGTCCCGGTGGAGAAAACGTACTTGAAATTGGTCGGGTTTCCTTCTGTGAGGTCAACAATGGATTCTCCAAAGTTCAAGGTGTATGTGGTGTTGCTCCTCAAGTCTTCTTGAAACTCGATGACCAGTGATTTTTTCTTCAAGTAGATGTCCGGTTGTTCCTTCATGGGCGGGGATATCAGCAATTGCTGATTCAACCCATTCAGTTGGATGTATTCATTGAAAGGAACCGTGATTTTTTTCGCAGAGAATTGAACGCTTCCGAGTGGAGGCTGGGCTTCAAAAGCTTCTGGTGGATCGAGATCCTTCGGACCACCTGAGGGACTTCCTGGCTGCGCACAGGAAAAGGTAAAAATGGCGACTATATATATAAGGACGCGTTTCACGGTGTCAAAAGTAGGATAACTTTCTTCGGGCAGGAAATATGTTATGGAGGCTTTATTTTTTTGGCAAACAACGTCACAATCGCTAAATTTAGCGCCGGTTTGCCATTAACCTAAACCATTAAATTCTATGAAAAGACTACTACGATGGCCCCAATTGTGGGCTGTAGCGTTCTTTACGCTTATTTCAACAAACCCTGCATCAGCGCAGTGTATCAACACGTTGTCGTTTGGGGCGGGAACGGTAGATGCCACCACTACGGTGCCCATTACCATCTCTACCTGTAACTATACAACAGAGTATTCTACAATTACGGTAAATGCTCCGGGACAGTATACATTTACGGTTGCATCTACTCCTGGTTATGTAACCATTACGGATGCCGCTAA from Cryomorphaceae bacterium carries:
- a CDS encoding Ig-like domain-containing protein yields the protein MKRVLIYIVAIFTFSCAQPGSPSGGPKDLDPPEAFEAQPPLGSVQFSAKKITVPFNEYIQLNGLNQQLLISPPMKEQPDIYLKKKSLVIEFQEDLRSNTTYTLNFGESIVDLTEGNPTNFKYVFSTGTFIDSLVFQGEVKNAYTGKPVEGALVMLYGGLDTVSIPRDSLPVLRRPDYATRTDAAGLFTLDYLRHDTYKLFTLVDGNRNYLYDLPNEEIAYLPETISPSDSGRITLRSFVPSDRPAFLKARQKTAISIEFYTVGGERPTVTPLPINPLDTFFTVPLRPDTLLGFLRPDHGYDSLLFAVQLDTVIDTAKITWKERELPETPWKLLPSTGTWNTFDTLTVYNSLPINYFNPEVIEMTADSIEQELTWAQTDAFRYQAYVERAYGTVYQVEVLPNAAGTVRDSIQDTLTATLTYPRVDELGILIVQWTTSSSHPYILDLLSEKNELLARRTHPAVEAETKEISTFRDLPPGQFRLRMIEDRNQNGRWDPGDYWTQVFSERVFYSETTLEVRANWELEYELNLKLEE